Proteins co-encoded in one Cyprinus carpio isolate SPL01 chromosome B5, ASM1834038v1, whole genome shotgun sequence genomic window:
- the LOC109086865 gene encoding glial cell line-derived neurotrophic factor-like translates to MKVWGAMLACALTLSCVSSVPNPTAQCSQRPQDLQRKPYKHLQPRIHSDSFPTPHSAFTHRPKRSPKRRGFLHNKMDRKRPSRDEREKGKGRACALRQVQLKVSDLGLGYRSQEELIFSYCSGVCMNSLTNYDKILTGLASNGKNILRSSPPTACCRPVEYDDDLSFLDDNLIYHTMKRHSARKCGCV, encoded by the exons ATGAAGGTCTGGGGTGCGATGCTGGCGTGTGCACTGACTCTGAGCTGCGTGTCCTCCGTCCCGAACCCAACCGCACAGTGTTCTCAAAGACCACAGGACCTACAGAGAAAACCATACAAACATCTGCAGCCAAGAATTCACTCAG ACAGCTTCCCCACACCACACTCAGCCTTCACCCACAGACCCAAGAGATCTCCAAAACGGAGAGGTTTCCTTCATAACAAGATGGACAGAAAGAGGCCGAGTCGTGACGAGAGAGAGAAGGGCAAAGGAAGAGCGTGTGCACTGAGACAAGTCCAGCTGAAAGTGTCTGATCTGGGTCTGGGCTACCGGAGTCAGGAGGAGCTGATATTCAGTTACTGCAGTGGCGTGTGTATGAACTCCCTCACTAACTATGACAAAATCCTCACCGGCCTCGCCAGCAACGGCAAAAACATTCTGCGCAGCTCTCCTCCCACCGCCTGCTGCCGACCTGTAGAATACGACGACGACCTGTCCTTTCTGGATGACAACCTCATATACCACACCATGAAGAGGCACTCGGCACGGAAATGTGGCTGTGTCTAA